GACAACACGCATAGTGCGGTCAAGATTAATTTTATTCGTTACCATGTTGATATAATCATCTCGGATATTGTAAGATGCTTCGCTTCCTTCTCCCGTTTCGAAATCTTCCGCATCAATCCATTTTCGTATTTGTTGAATTGTTTCGCCAAACACTGGGCGATTTTCCATTGAAAGCTTAAACCCATTAAATTCAGGTGGGTTGTGGCTTCCAGTGATTTGACAAGACCCTCCCACATCGAGTTTGAACATGGAATAATAATTCGCCGGCGTTGGGAGTGTGCCTATGTTTATTACATCGAGCCCGGTGGAAAGAACACCTTTTTTGAAAGCTTGGATGAGATCAGGCGTTGTCAGTCGAATATCTCCACTGAGAGTAATTTCCCTTCCACCATTTCTGAGTATAAGGGTACCAAAACCTTTTCCAATGAGTTCCACCACATCAAGTGGAAAATCATCCGCCACTTTGCCGCGGATATCGTACTCTCTAAAGATGTATGGATTCATCATGATAGGTTTGAATTTCGGAATAATTATTGAAGGATGAAACGGATTCGATTAGAATTTTTAGAAAAAAGTACTTAACCTGAGTTTAAATAACTTCGCAATGATCCTCCCACTTCATTTAAACTTTTTTCTGCCTCTATTAAGGAACAATTTTTATTTACCATCACAATAGCTTTCTTAACTGATTTATTTGCTTCGAACAATGCTAATTTTGCTTCTTCATAATTCAGATCGGTTAGTTGAGAAATAATTCTGATGCCGCGGTCCACCAGTTTTTCATTCACCGCCATCAAATCCACCATGAGATTACCGTACACCTTTCCGAGATTTACCATAGTTGTTGTTGATATCATATTGAGGACAAGTTTCGTTGCTGTACCTGATTTCATCCGCGTGGAACCGGTTATCACTTCAGGGCCAACGTCCACTCGAATGATTACATCCGCATCCGCATCCAGAAATGGTTTTGGATTACAAATGAGGTACACCGCTTTTCCACTTTTTGATTGAGCATATTCAATAGCAGATTTTACATACGCTGCAGCACCACTCGTGCTAATACCAATCAACACGTCGCCGGCAGAAAACCCGGATTCCATTAAATCTGTTACAGCTTCTTCCGGTTTGTCTTCTGCCCCTTCAATGGATTTTTTCAGGGCATCATCACCGCCGGCGATAATTCCTGTGAACCAGGAATGTGGCGCTGAAAAGGTCGGCGGCATTTCGGATGCATCGAGAACACCAAGGCGACCGCTGGTGCCGGCACCGATATAAAATATTCGATTCCCACTACGAATTGCATCCGTAGTAAGTCCAACAACCTTTTCAATTTCCGGGAGAGCTTCCCTCACTCGATCTGCAACTGTCCTATCTTCGTTGCTGATAATCGTTAAAATTTCAGCCGAGGATAGCATGTCAAGATTCACGCTAGATGGATTTTGTTTCTCCGTTGAAAGGTTTGCACGGGATTTTTTTGAATCAGTCATTTAGGATGAAAAATACCGTTTTGTTTCTTCCATAACTTTTGGCGATAACAACAATGCTGATATCATCGTTGGTATAGCCATGAGGGCAAACATAATGTCCACAATGTTGATGGCAATATCAATGGATACAATGGCTGCAAGCACAATTGATAAAACATACACCATATTGTAAACCGGTTTCCATTTTGTTCCAAACAAATATCCTGTGCACTTTTGCCCATAATATGAATACCCAAACATGGTTGATAAACTAAAACACAATACTGCCAAAACGAGCATTCCTTCTCCCAATCCTCCTAATTCTGATTTAAATGCCATAGCGGTGAGCGTAACACCATTTGCATCAGAAGCGTGCACACCAGACACTAAAATCACAAATGCTGTGATAGAGCAAACGACGATGGTATCAATAAAAGGTCCGATCATTGCCACCAATCCTTCTCTAACCGGCTCTTTGGTTTTGGCTGCTCCATGCGCCATAGCTTCGGTACCGATCCCAGCTTCATTTGAAAATGCTGCTCGTCGAATTCCAACTATAATAATCGCGCCTAGCGAACCACCCAAAATCGCGTCACCCGTAAACGCATCTTTCAGGATGGAGGAAAATATCACAGGTACTTCACCTAAGTTTTGGATAAGCACCAGTAAAGCTGCCACAAGATATATGGCAACCATAAATGGAACTAATCTTGAAGCAACCAGTCCGATTCTTTTTATTCCGCCAAAAATCACCATAGAAACCATACCAGCTGCAAGGATTCCAGTAGTGAGGTCACCCGTCAAAGCACTTTCTGAAAAAAACCCATTTGGAACATATACCAAATCTCGAACGAGCTGGGCAAGCTGATTCGCCTGGAACAACACTAAACAACCAATTAGCCCCGCGACACTGAAAAGAATAGCAAGCGGTTTGTAGGATTTCCCAAGTCCTTCTTCGATTACATACATCGGCCCACCTTGAATTTCTCCTCTATCATCTTTTCCGCGGTACATGATGGACAACGTACACGTAAAATACTTGGTTGCCATCCCGACAATGGCGCTCACCCACATCCAAAAAATAGCACCCGGCCCACCTGTATGAATTGCAATCGCGACTCCACCGATATTTCCCATGCCTACTGTACTT
The genomic region above belongs to Candidatus Neomarinimicrobiota bacterium and contains:
- a CDS encoding alanine:cation symporter family protein; this translates as MPLIILLVGGGFYFMLYSRFIPFRHFGHGIAILTGKYDDPNDPGQISHFQALSSALASTVGMGNIGGVAIAIHTGGPGAIFWMWVSAIVGMATKYFTCTLSIMYRGKDDRGEIQGGPMYVIEEGLGKSYKPLAILFSVAGLIGCLVLFQANQLAQLVRDLVYVPNGFFSESALTGDLTTGILAAGMVSMVIFGGIKRIGLVASRLVPFMVAIYLVAALLVLIQNLGEVPVIFSSILKDAFTGDAILGGSLGAIIIVGIRRAAFSNEAGIGTEAMAHGAAKTKEPVREGLVAMIGPFIDTIVVCSITAFVILVSGVHASDANGVTLTAMAFKSELGGLGEGMLVLAVLCFSLSTMFGYSYYGQKCTGYLFGTKWKPVYNMVYVLSIVLAAIVSIDIAINIVDIMFALMAIPTMISALLLSPKVMEETKRYFSS
- the murQ gene encoding N-acetylmuramic acid 6-phosphate etherase; this encodes MTDSKKSRANLSTEKQNPSSVNLDMLSSAEILTIISNEDRTVADRVREALPEIEKVVGLTTDAIRSGNRIFYIGAGTSGRLGVLDASEMPPTFSAPHSWFTGIIAGGDDALKKSIEGAEDKPEEAVTDLMESGFSAGDVLIGISTSGAAAYVKSAIEYAQSKSGKAVYLICNPKPFLDADADVIIRVDVGPEVITGSTRMKSGTATKLVLNMISTTTMVNLGKVYGNLMVDLMAVNEKLVDRGIRIISQLTDLNYEEAKLALFEANKSVKKAIVMVNKNCSLIEAEKSLNEVGGSLRSYLNSG